The genomic window CATTACAGGGTTGATGGACTCCGGGCGAAACGAACTGGCATTGGCCATCGCCGGCGTACTCGGTGCAACTTCCGGCGTCATCAGCATGGACGGGACGCCTATCGCATTGACTCGACCGTCGGACGCGATCGAACACGGGATCGGTTACGTGCCGGAGGATCGACTGGCTGAAGGACTGTTCCTGGACAAGCCCATCCTGATCAACATGAGTGCACTGATCCTGGACCGCTTGAAAAACCGCCTGGGTTTGCTCGACAGGCCCAAGGCGCGATCGATTGCAGAAGGGCTGGTCGCCGAGCTGCGCGTCATGACACCGAGTGTCGATCTCCCGGTGCAATCGCTTTCCGGCGGCAACCAGCAACGCGTTCTGATCGGACGATGGCTCACCATCCAACCCAAACTGCTGCTGCTCCACGGTCCGACTGTCGGTGTCGACGTCGGCTCCAAAGACACGATCTACAAAGCCATCCAGGCGTTGGCCGAAAAAGGAATGGCGCTCATCGTCATCAGCGACGATCTCCCGGAACTGCTGCAAAACTGCGACCGCATTCTGGTGATGCGTCACGGCGAGGTCGCGCGGGAATTTGCGGCCAACGATGCCGACGAAGAAAGCCTGTACGACACCATGGTGGCTGCGCAACGAGAGACCGCTTCATGACATCGGCCAACATCGTGATCGTCGCTCCGCCGACACGCGTGCCGTGGCCGATCCGGCTGCGGATTCGCCTCGACCGCCGCCCCGAGCTTTTCACCTTGTTCCTGCTGGTGTGCCTGTGCGCATTCGTAGGGATTGCCAATCCGGACTTCTTCCAGGCCGCGACTCTTTTCGACCTCGCGCGCTCGAGCGTGGTCACCGGGCTGTTTGCGCTGGGCGTGTTCGTTATTTTGGCGGCGGGTGGCATCGATGTGTCCTTCACGGCAATCGCCGCACTCTCGATGTATTCGGTCACGCAACTGGTGGTGACGCACTTCCCGAGCGCGCCACTGATACTGGTGTTCGCCGCCGCAGCGCTGGGCGGCGGCGTGCTCGGCCTGATCAACGGCTTCCTGGTCCACGAACTCAAAGCGCCATCGCTCATCGTCACCATCGGCACTCAGTACTTGTTCAGAGGATTTCTTCTGACCTTCATCGGTACGGCATGGGTCGCTTCGTTACCCGATCAAATGGACCATTTCGGCAAACTCGCCTTGATCGAGTTCGTCTCCGTACGCGGCACCAAAGCCATGTTGCCGGCGTTCTTCCTGGCGTTGCCTGCAGTCGCCGGCCTCACTTGGTGGATCCTCAATCGGACCCTCATGGGGCGCGCCATCTTTGCCACTGGCGGCAGTCGCGATGTCGCAGAGCGCCTGGGCTACAACTTGCGCGCGGTGCACTTCTTCATCTTTGCCTACACCGGCGCTCTTGCCGGGGTGGCGGGAATGATCCACGTCTGCAGCAGCCGAATGGCCAACCCGTTCGACCTGGTCGGGATGGAGATCGACGTCATCGCCGCGGTCGTACTGGGCGGTGCGCGCATCACCGGCGGTACCGGGACCGTCACCGGCACTGTGCTGGGCGTGGTGCTGGTCGTGGTCATCAACAACGTGCTGATCATGGCGGGCGTGCCGAGTACCTGGCAGCGCCTGGTGGTCGGCGCCTTCATTCTGGTTGCAGGTGCGTTCTTTGTGGTGCGCCGCCGGCGTTGACCGTGCCAAGCGCAAGAACGAAAAACATAAGGAGAAGAATATGAAGAAGTTTTTAAATCAAGCTGAAGACTTCGTCGACGAAATGCTCGACGGCATCTACACCGCGCACCCAAAGCAGGTCGGCTTCGTAGCGCAGGATCGCCGATGCCTCGTGTCAACGCAGCCGCGTATCAAGGGCAAGGTCGGCCTTGCGACCGGCGGTGGCTCGGGGCACTTGCCGTTGTTCCTGGGCTTCGTGGGCGCGGGTCTGCTGGACGGCGCCGCTGTCGGCGGCGTCTTCCAATCGCCGAGCGCCGACCAGATGTACGAAGTTACCAAGGCCATCGATCAGGGTGCCGGTGTGCTCTATATCTACGGCAACTACACCGGCGATATCCTGAACTTCGACATGGCCACCGAAATGGCCGAAATGGAAAATATCCGGGTGTTGTCGGTGGTCGGCAACGACGACGTCGCTTCTTCGCCGCCAGGGCAGGAACACAAGCGGCGTGGCGTTGCAGGCACGTTCTTCGTCTTCAAGGCAGCTGGCGCCGCAGCGAGTGAAGGCATGGCCTTGGACGAAGTCAAGCGCGTTGCCGAAAAGGCCAAGGCCAATACGCGCACCATGGGCGTGGCACTGAGCAGCTGCATCGTGCCGGAGGTCGGCCACGCGACGTTTTCCATTGGTGAAGAGGAGATGGAAATCGGTATGGGAATTCACGGCGAGCCAGGCATTCGGCGCGGCCCGTTGTTGTCGGCCGACGCGGTGGTCGACGAGATGATGCGACCCATCCTGGCTGAACGTCCTCTGGGCAAAGGCGACGAAGTCGTCGTGCTGGTGAACGGTCTCGGCGCGACACCCAAGGAGGAGTTGTACATCCTCTTTCGGCGAGTCTCGGGGATTCTGAAAGAGCGCGGAGTTTCAATCTTTCACGCCTACGTAGGCGAGTTCGCCACCGCGATGGAAATGGCGGGTGCATCGATCTCTCTGCTCTATCTGGACGATGAACTCAAGCGACTGATTGCGGCGCCAGCGCAGTCTCCGTTCTTCATGCAGAACCCGTTGTGAGGCTTGCATGATGCAAAGCATCGGAAAGACTGATCTGGCCGGACTGTTCGAACGCCTGCGTGACGTTTTTGCCCAGCAACGCGCATTCCTGATCGAGCTCGATGGAAAGGTCGGCGACAGCGACTTGGGCATCACGATGAACAAGGCCTTCGCCGCTGCCTTCGTCTCGGTCCAGGCCAACACGGGCGACTCGATCGGCAAGACACTGCAGCTTGCCGGTATGGCGATCGCCAAGGCAGCGCCATCGACCATGGGCACGTTGACTGCGACCGGTTTCATGAGTGGCGGCAAGGCTCTGGGCGAATGCCTCACGCTTTCCACTGCCGAATGGAGTGTTTTCTGGCGGGCCTATCACGATGCCGTAGCGCAGCGCGGCAAGGCGCAGCCGGGCGACAAGACGGTGGTCGATGTGCTCGGTCCGATTGCAGCCTCGCTCGAATCGTCAGCAAAGACGCAATCGCCGCTGCCGGATGCGCTGACGCTGGCAACCGAGGTCGCGGCGCAAGCACTCGAAGCGACCCGCACGATGGTGGCTCAGCATGGCAAAGCCGCCTGCTTCCAGGAGCAGTCGCTGGGCCTGCAGGATGCGGGCGCGACGGTAGCGTTCCTGCTCATCGACACGCTGCGTGCTTTCGCCACGCAAGACGAAAGCACGAAATAAGTCGCTGGCCATGGCCAAGAAGTCCGGTCGCGACGGCCACGAACTGATCACGCTGTGGGGCGAATCGGACTTCCGCTCGCCGATGATCGACGGCGACTTCGCGGTGTCGTTTCACCTGCGGACGATGGTGAAGGACACGGAGTTGATCCGCAACCACTCAGAGAAATTCGGCGTACCGGTCATGTGATGCCGCCGCCCTGAAGAGCCGCTGTCTTCAAGACTCGAGTCCCGCGAAGTGGCCGCGCGTGAAGGCCTCTTCGAAGATCGAATAGCCCGACCAGTCGGCGTGCGCGAAGGCCAGTCGGCCGCTCACGATGCGTTCTCTTCTTTGCGCGGCACCCAATTGGGTCAGCAGCCCCGGCGTCGGCATTGCCATGGCATGCCCGTAGCGCGTGATGTCGATGCGCGTCGTGAGCGAAGGCAAGTCCGGATGCGGCACCGACAACTCGGCGAGCAGGTCGTCACGCCAGCCGCTCCATGGCCGGTCGAGCAACAGCTTTCGACCATCGCCCGTATCGCTCGCGCTCGGGCCTAACGGGCGGTACCAGCTCAGCACGGTCGGTGCGGGCGTCGGGTCGAGCGTCTGATGGCGCGCATCGACGTAGCCCAGGCCGGGCGTATCGTAGACGAGGTTATCCCAGCTCGGCGCAGCGCCGTGCCCGTTGTCGCCGAGCGGCGCGCGCAAATGCACGTTGGCGACGAGCCACGGTGCGTAGCGCACGTTGGCCGCTGCATTGCGAAGTACGGCGGGCGAGTTCTCGACCACACGTGCCGCGATGAAGACCGGCAGCGCGACGATGCAACGCTCGGCCTCCCAGCGCATCGTCGTATTCGTCGCGGCATCGAATGCATCGACCTCGACGCCGGATCGCGATTCGGCAATGCGCGTGACAGCATGTGCCACTTTGATCCGGTCGCCGAGTGGCCCGACCATACGACGCGCGAGCCACGCATTGCCTTCGGGCCATGTCAACACAGCGTCGCGTTCTCCGCTGTCGTCGCCCGGCGCATGGAAGCCGTGTCGGCTTGCAAAGTAATGGATGCCAGCCCAGGCCGAGACGTGTGCGAGGCCAGCGCCGTAGTCGTCGCGGCAGCAATAGTCGAGGTACCAGCGCAGATGCGTGTCACCGAGGCTTTCCTGGTCGAGCCATGCCGCGAAGCTGACCGCATCGAGCGCCAGCATCTCGGGCGTCGCTGCCATCTTTGCCATTGGGATGGCGAACCGCGTCTTGCGCTGCGACGCTTCGACGCGGGAAGCAAAGAGCCTGTACTGCGCGAGCGTCGACTCGGTCACGCCATGCACCGGCAGCAGGCCTTCTTGCCACTCGCCTTGAAAGAACAGCCGCTCCTGCGGGCTGTGGCACAAGTTGCGCTCGTCGTACTCCCAACGGCCACTCACGCGCTTGCGCAAGCCGAGTTCTTCGAGCAGGTCTTGCACTTCGCTCGCGTCATCGCCGGGCACCGGCAGGTAGTGGGCACCGAGTGGGCAGGCGATGCCTTCCAACATCCCACCGCGGCTGTTGCCGCCAGCGCTGTCTTCCAGTTCGAGCAGCACGAAGTCATCGATGCCGGAGAGTCGCAGTGCGCGCGCGGCGGCCAGGCCCGCCACGCCGCCGCCAGCGATCACGACACGTGTGCGGAACACTGTTGTCGGCGTCGATGCCTTCAGCGCACCGTCCCGCAGCGCATGGCCTCGTGCCACTTCGATGCCGGTGAAGCCGCCCTCGATCGACTGTGGGGCGTCGCAGCCGGCGAGCGCCAGGGCGCCTGCGGTCGCCGCGATGAAATCTCGCCGCTTCAATGCGCGACCACCTTGCCCCACTCGCTCTCGTAAGTGGTCACCAGGATCTGGTTCGACAGCCGGTTGACCTCAGTCGGCACGCGTGCCATGTCGAGTGGAAAGTCGAACATCAGCGGCAGCGTCGCCGCCGACAAAAAGCGCAGGCCGCCAGGCAGCGCGTCAGGTGCGCGCCATGGCCGGCGGCTCGCGATGATGAAGCCCCATTCGCCAAAGCTTGGCACATGCACGTGATACGGCGTGGCCGTGAGCCCCACCGATTCGATGGTCGTCGCGACGGTCCAGAAACTCTTGCGCGCAACCAGCGGGGACGTGGTCTGGATCACTGCATAGCCACTCGCAGAAAGCCGCTTTTCGAGCAGCGCGTAGAAGCTGTTCGTGTAGAGCTTGCCGATCGCGAAGTTGGTCGGGTCCGGGAAGTCGACGACGATGACATCGAACATGTCGCCGGGTTGCTGCAGCCATTGGAAGGCATCGGTGTTGACGATCTTCACCTTGGGCGATTTCAGAGAACCACCGTTAAGCGCAGCCAGCGTCTCATGGTCGGTAAAGAGCTTCGTCATGTTCGGGTCGAGCTCGACCAGCGTGACCTCTTCGACCGACGGGTATTTGAGGATTTCGCGCACGGCCATGCCATCGCCGCCGCCCAGCACCGCAACGCGCTTTGGCGCACCTTGCGCCGCCATGACCGGATGCACCAGCGCTTCGTGATAGCGGTACTCGTCACGCTCGGCGAATTGCAGATTGCCGTTCAAGAACAAGCGATGCCCGAGCAGGCCACGCGTGACGACGATGCGCTGGTACGGTGACGTGGTGCTGAACACGATGCGGTCTTGATAAAACTTGTCTTCGGCCAGCGTCGTGATGTGGTTAGCAAACACGAAGGCGGTGCCGATCGCGATCAGCGCCAATGCACAAGCCGTTGCATGCGCGCCGATGCCGCGCAGCTCATGCCGGAACAGCCAGAGCGTCCACACGGCCACCGCCGCATTCATGAATCCGAACAGCAGGCCGGTGCGGATCATGCCGAGCTGCGGCACCAGCACCAGCGGAAAAGCGATCGATACAGCCAGTGCGCCGAGGTAGTCGAAGGTCAGCACCTGCGACACCAGATCTTTCAGCAGCACGTTGCGCCGAAGGATGCGCATGACCAGCGGAATCTCCAGCCCTACCAGCGTGCCGACAATCATCACGAGCCCGTAGAGCAGCAGTCGAAACGAACCCGGCAGGTACGCGTTGGCGAGAAAGAGGATGGCCGGCAACGAGCCGCCGACAACAGCCACCAGCAGTTCGATGCGCAGAAAGTGCGCGGGCAACTGCCGATCGAAATAGCGCGAGAGCCACGAGCCCACGCCCATGGCAAACAGATAGGTGCCGATGATGGTGCTGAACTGCAGCACCGAGTCGCCGAGCAGGTAGGAACTCAGCGCTGCCGCGCTCAGTTCGTACACCAGCCCGCAGGCCGCGACGACGAAGACGCTCGCGAGCAGCGCAATTTCGACCGGCTGCGGGCCTGTCGAGCGAGGCCCGCTCAGCGCACTGTCGGTCAATGAATCGCAGCGGCAACGATGATGCAGATCCCGAGGCTCATGGCCGCGACCACCAACCCCAAGGCCACGTTGTGCTTCTCGACGATTTCGTGCCAGAGGTCGTAGGGCGTGAGCTTGTCGATGATCAAAAAGCACAGCCAGAAGATCAGCACGCCGATCAGCGCGAAGACCAGCGACGACAGGATCACGCCCGGCTTCAAATATTCAAATCCCATGATGAGGACCTCCGGAAAAAATGGATGTCATTTGTGGCCACCACCACTCGAAAAACCGCCGTATGAGCCGCCCGAGCTCCGTGAGCCGCCCGACGAGCTGCTGCAAGTGCTAAGGATGATCAACAGAACAATGATCACCACACCGATCAGGATGATGGTGCCGCAGCCCAGGCCAGATCCCAACGCCGCACTCACCGGCAGCACGTCGCCGCGCTTGAACATGTCCTTCTTCGCATCGAGCTTGAACGCGCTGGCCACTGTCGCGCTGTCGAGCTTGCCACCGGAAGACCATGTCAGCTCGTTCGCCGAACGCTCCATGGACAACAGTGTGGCGCCGGCCGCGAAGTCACGGTTGAAAGTCTTTTGCCCACGCTCAACTTTCCAGTAGAACTCCCCCGCCACATAGGTCGTCTCGGCGTTGTAGGCGTACTGCTGCTGAAAGCGCTTGCCCATGTACGTGGCAGCGGAACCGCTTTCGGCCATGGTGGGCGCGCCGGTGGTCGGCTGCACCATGCTCCAGCCGTCGGTCGCGTCGACCAGAAAGCTGAAGCCGCGCTTCTTGTTGTAGAGCAGGTATTCGTCCCAGCCGAACATCTCGTCGTCGCCGGGCTCCTGCCCCATTCGATGCTGAAACCCAACCACCTGCCACGACGCGCCTTGCAGCTGCCCGAGTGCACCGAGCGCGATGAGCGGGCGCACCGGCTCGGCTTGCTCGGCGTGCTTCAGTTCACCGCCGATCCCCTGCGTCAGGTCGATGATGCTGTTGCATGCGCGGCAGGTAATGGTCTTGCTGTCGGCGAAGTTGACCGTGACCGGCGCGCCGCAGTTCGGGCAATTGAAGCCGCGGCCTTTTTCTTCTTTGCCCGATTCGTCGCGCAAGCCGGCGAGCTGCAGGTCTTCGAGCAGCACCGATCGACCCAGGCTGGCCGCGGGCGGCATGCTGCCGTAATCCAGGCTCAGCACCAGGCCCTGGTCGTTACGCAGTTCGACCATCGCGAACGGTTTGCCGAGATCGGGCAGCTTCGGCAGCTCGCCTTGCGCCGACACCAGCGTCACTTGCTGGTTCGACGCGACGGTGTAGTTCTGGCCGTTGAACGCGGTGGTCGCGCCGACGACCAATGCTCCGGCCGACGGCGCCGGCTGCTTCAGCTCGTACGGCAGCGTGAAGACGTAGGCGCCGTTGTCTTCGCTGAGCGTGCCCGTGCGGTCGCCGTCGAGTCGCGCGATCCACTCGGTCCAGCGGCCGCCTTCGTAGGCGTACTGCAGACGACCGACCAGCGTGAAGGGCTTGTCCTGGATGCGACCGGCGGCAAAGAGCTGCAACGGGCTGAAGTCGTCGAACAGCTCGGCCATCTTGCCGATGCGCGCCAGCGTGTCGCCCTGTCGCACGACAGTGCTCTGGCAATAAGGGCAAATGGCGAACGTCGACTGCGCCGACCGGAATTCGACCGGCGCGCCGCAGCCGGGACACGGCGCGCGGTAGTAGCGCTGGCTGCCGGTGGCGTCAGCCACGGCACACGCGCCACGGGGGCGCTGTCAGGACCATGTCGCGCGTCTAGACAAGCTTCTTGAGCAGGTCGGCCTTCTTGGCGTCGAACTCTTCCTGCGTGAGGATGCCCTTGGTCTTGAGCTCGCCGAGCTTTTCGAGCGTGGTCATGACATCGGCGGGGCTGACGACCGCGACCGACGGTTGCGCCGCTGCGGCAGCGCTCGCGGCGGCTGCGGCGTTGTTGTTCGGATTCAGGCCCTGCGCCAGGTTCTGCGCCATCACCTGGCCGAGCGCCACACCGGCCCCCAGGCCCATTGCGTCGCCCGCGATGCCACCGCCGCTGGCCGAGCCCTCGGCAAACTTCGGAATCGCCTGCGCGGTCTGGTATTGCATGAACTTGCCCATGTCGTTGCCGACCATGCCCATGCCGATCTTCTGGTCGAGGATCTTCTGCAGCTCCTCGGGCAGCGACACGTTCTGGACCGTGATGTTCTCGAGCTTGATGCCGATCTTCGCGAACTCGGGCACGAGTTGCGCGGCCAACGCTTGCGCAAAGCTGATCTGGTTGGCCGCCAGGTCGAGAAACGGCACGCCGCTGGAGGCGATAGCGTTGCTGATGTTCTGCAGCACGATGCCGCGCAACTGGCCATCGAGATCGGTCACGCTGTAGATGTCGCGCGTGCCCGAAATCTCGTTATAAAACAGCTTGGGGTCGGCAATCCGATAGCTGTAGTTGCCAAAGGCTCGCACACGCACCGCGCCGAAGTCCTTGTCGCGGATCGTGATGGGCTGCGGCGTTCCCCACTTCTGGTCGATCTGCTGGCGCGTGCTGAAAAAGTAGACGTCGCTTTTGAATGGCGACTCGAAGAGCTTGTCCCAGTTCTTCAGGTACGTGAGCACCGGCAGCGTCTGCGTGGTGAGCTTGTACATGCCGGGCCCGAAGACGTCGGCGACCTTGCCCTCGTTCACGAACAGCGCGATCTGCGATTCGCGCACGGTAAGCGAGCCGCCGTTCTGGATTTCCATCTCCGCCATCGGGAAGCGCCAGGCCAGCGTGCCATCGCCGGTCTCGGTCCACTGGATGATGTCGATGAACTGTTTCTTGATGAAATCCATCAGCGCCATGGTCGCTCCTCGTCCGGAATGTGCCGGGGTGGTTTTTGAGCTGGGGATATTGCCACATTGCCCCGCACGGCCCCACGGATTTCGGGCGTGCTCGGCTCTGCCATGCGGCCTATGTCGGGCGGGGTCGAGGTCTACAATCGGCGCCCCCAGAAGAAGCGCGATTGCAGCGCAGCCCAAGGAGCCCAGGCCCATGTTCGAATCGACCCCCGCCACCCCGTCCGCGCCTTCTGCCGAGGACAAACGCGCCGAGCTGCGGCGCGCCGCGTTGGAGTATCACGAGTTCCCGGTGCCCGGCAAGATCGCCATCGCGGCGACCAAGCAAATGGTCAACCAGCGCGACCTGTCACTGGCTTATTCGCCAGGCGTCGCCGCCCCTTGCGAAGAGATCGTCAAAGACCCGCTCAACGCCTTCAAATACACCTCGCGCGGCAACCTGGTCGGCGTGATCACCAACGGCACCGCTGTGCTCGGGCTCGGCGACATCGGCGCTCTGGCTTCCAAGCCGGTGATGGAGGGCAAGGGCGTACTCTTCAAGAAGTTCGCAGGCGTCGACGTGTTCGACATCGAGATCGACGAGAAAGACCCTGCCAAGCTGGTCGAGATCATCGCGTCGCTGGAGCCGACCTTTGGCGCCATCAACCTCGAAGACATCAAGGCACCCGACTGCTTCTACGTCGAGCGCGAGCTGCGCAAACGGATGAAGATCCCGGTGTTCCACGACGACCAGCATGGCACCGCGATCACGGTTGCCGCCGCAATGCTCAACGGCCTCAAGGTCGCGGGCAAAGACATCGGGCAGGTCAAGCTCGTCACGTCAGGCGCCGGTGCCGCCGCGCTCGCCTGCTTGAACCTGCTGCTCAAGGTCGGCCTGAAGCGCGAGAACGTCTACGTGACCGACCTTGCGGGCGTCGTCTACGAAGGCCGCACCGAGCTGATGGACGACGACAAGCGCCAGTACATGCAGAACACCGAAGCGCGCTCGCTGTCGGACGTGATCGAAGGCGCGGACGTGTTTCTGGGCCTTTCTGCAGGCGGCGTGCTGAAGCCGGCGATGGTCGCCAAGATGGCGCCCCGCCCGGTGATCTTCGCGCTGGCCAATCCCAACCCCGAGATCGCACCGGAAGACGCGCATGCGGTGCGCGACGACCTGATCATGGCGACCGGCCGCACCGACTACCCGAACCAGGTCAACAACGTACTGTGCTTCCCGTACATCTTTCGCGGCGCGCTCGACTGCGGCGCGACGACGATCACCGACGAGATGGAAATTGCCGCAGTGCGCGCGATCGCTGAGCTGGCGCAAGCCGAGCAGAGCGAACGCGTGGCCGCAGCGTACGTCGGCGAGAAGCTCAGCTTCGGCCCCGAGTACCTGATCCCCAAGCCCTTCGATCCGCGGCTGATGATGAAGATCGCACCGGCCGTGGCGCAAGCTGCGGCCGACAGCGGCGTCGCGTCGCGCCCCATCAAGGACATGGACGCCTACCGCGACAAGCTGCAAAGCTTCGTCTACGCGTCGGGCACGACGATGAAGCCGATCTTCGACGCCGCCAAGCGCGCGTCGAAAAAGCGCGTGGCATTTTCGGAGGGTGAAGAGGAGCGCGTGTTGCGCGCCGTACAGATCGTGGTCGACGAAGGCTTGGCGCGGCCGACGCTCATCGGCCGGCCGTCGATCATTGCGCAACGGATCGAGAAGTTCGGGTTGCGACTGAAGGAAGAGCTCGACTACGACATCGTCAACGTCGAGCAAGACCACCGCTACCGCGACTTCTGGCAGACCTACCACCGCATGACCGAGCGCGAAGGCACGACCGTGCAAACCGCGAAGATCGAGATGCGCCGCCGCCTGACGTTGATCGGCGCGATGCTGCTGCACAAAGGCGAGGTCGATGGCCTGATCTGCGGCACTTGGGGCACGACGCACACGCATCTGCATTACATCGATCAGGTGATCGGCAAGCGACCTGGCGGATGCGAAAGTACACCGCAGGACGTGCCGGTCTATGCCTGCATGAACGGCCTGCTGCTGCCGGATCGCCAGGTGTTCCTCGTCGACACGCACGTCAACTACGACCCGAGCCCGGAAGAACTGGCCGAAATCACGACCATGGCGGCGGAGGAAATGCTGCGCTTCGGGCTCAAGCCCAAGGCCGCGCTGCTGTCGCATTCGAACTTCGGCACCAGCAACGAGCCCAGCGCCCTCAAGATGCGCAAAACACTCGCGCTGCTGCGCGTGCAGGCGCCCTGGCTTGAAGTCGACGGCGAAATGCATGGCGACGTGGCTCTGGACGGCAAGCAGCGCGACGCTGTCATGCCCCACAGCGCGTTGGCGGGAAATGCCAATCTGCTGGTGTTCCCCAACATCGACGCCGCCAACATTTCATACAACCTGCTTAAAACGGCAGCAGGCGGCAACATCGCCATCGGCCCGGTCCTGCTGGGTGCGGCCAAACCTGTGCATATTCTGACGGCGAGCGCGACTGTGCGTCGCATCGTCAACATGACGGCGCTGACAGTCGCCGACGCCAACGTCGAAAGATAAGGCGTCGCACCGAAAGCGGGCGCCAACTTAGCGGCGCACTGCAGTCTTTGCACCCTGCTCAATCTTTGAGCAGGGTACTTGCTATTTGTGCCGAGCTGGTGCACACTGGTGGGCTTGAATTTTCGGGTTAACCCCAAGGTTAATCCACCAATTCGACTCCCGCTCTTTTCCCTCTGGTGCCCCTGGCGGTCACTGTCCAGTCAATGGCCTCGATCACGTTTTTTGCCTCGAAGTTTGCGTTTACCGGCTTGTTGCTGGCGGCGCTGGCGACGGGAACATCCAGTGTCGAAGCCCGCGACTGGTTCGGTCGCCCAGCCGGTCAATCCACGAAGGAATCGATTGCACTGACCGAACTGCCGACGCAGGGTCAGCGAACTTACGAATCAATTTTGAACGGTGGCCCGTTTGCTCACGACAAAGACGGCATGGTTTTCGGCAACCGAGAACGCCAGTTACCCACAGTCCGTCGCGGAAACTACCGCGAATACACGGTCGAAACCCCGGGGTCGCGTGATCGCGGCGCCAGACGAATCGTCTGCGCAGGCGAGCGCAGGACGCCCGACACCTGCTGGTACACGGCAGACCACTATGCAAGTTTCCGGCGCATCGTCCCTTGAAGACCGCATGAACGATGAACTGTTGAGGGGGGCGACGCCTCGAAGCGTCATGACGAAAGAAGACATGTTGACGACAACTATGGAAAGACCAACGGAGATGACCTTATCCCTTCGTTCCGTGCGACCGAACATCGTGCAGTCGATTCGCGCATTCCGCGTCAACGATCTGCAGGAAGCAGCGCACGCGGCGGGCCAGCACTTTCTCTATGCGAATCTGGGCAACGCCCAGACCAAGCAAGACGTGCTCGACCTGATTGCCCAGCAGTTCACCTTCCCGGCGCATTTTGGGAAGAATTTCGACGCGCTGTACGACTGCATGACAGACCCGTTGCATAAATCAGGCCCGCAGCCCGGTTTCATCATCGTGCTCGAGCAGATTCCGGCCAACGCCAAGTTCGACAAGGAAGCACGCGAGCAACTGCTCGATATCTTCCGCGACGCCTCGGACTACTGGGGGGATCGAAAGATACCCTTCAGGTGCTTTTATTCTTTTCTGTAGCCCGTTCTGCACACACCAGCCAAGCAGAACGGGCGAAAGAGGCTTCGCAGGGCACCGACGTGCTCTCGGGCATCGACCTCACCGTCGACCCCACAGCGGAAAAGATGCCGACCGACAAACTCGTCGATGTGTCGCCACTGGCGCTGCGCATGAGCAGCCCATTCAACTCCAACTATTGGCTTTCAGCTGCCTGAAGTGCCCGAGGGCGGCCATAGAGGCCAAGAGGAAAAGCCCGCAATGCGGGCTTTTCTCATTGTGTGACTTTCGTCGCGCAGTCTGGGGGCACGGCTTGGGCTAAAGCCACGTATTCCGCGACGGGTACTTCTTCAGCGCGGCGCTGCGCATCGAACTCGCCTTCGAAGCCATGCGTCTCCAGCCATTTGCCCAATGTGTGGCGCATGATTTTCCGACGCTGGCTGAAGGCCACCTGGACGATCTCTCCGAGCCGCTTGACATCGACTGCCGGCGGAAGGGCCAGCGGCACCATGCGCACGATGGCGCTGTCGACGCGTGGCGGCGGATCGAAGCTCTCGGGCGGTACGAACAGCACGTTGGCCATTTCGTAGCGCCACTGCAGCATCACGCTCAGGCGGCTGTAGTCGGACGTTGCCGGCTTGGCGACCATGCGATCGATCACTTCCTTTTGCAGCATGAAGTGCTGGTCAACCACCCGATGCGCTGAATCGAGCAGGTGA from Variovorax sp. PAMC28562 includes these protein-coding regions:
- a CDS encoding FAD-dependent oxidoreductase; the protein is MKRRDFIAATAGALALAGCDAPQSIEGGFTGIEVARGHALRDGALKASTPTTVFRTRVVIAGGGVAGLAAARALRLSGIDDFVLLELEDSAGGNSRGGMLEGIACPLGAHYLPVPGDDASEVQDLLEELGLRKRVSGRWEYDERNLCHSPQERLFFQGEWQEGLLPVHGVTESTLAQYRLFASRVEASQRKTRFAIPMAKMAATPEMLALDAVSFAAWLDQESLGDTHLRWYLDYCCRDDYGAGLAHVSAWAGIHYFASRHGFHAPGDDSGERDAVLTWPEGNAWLARRMVGPLGDRIKVAHAVTRIAESRSGVEVDAFDAATNTTMRWEAERCIVALPVFIAARVVENSPAVLRNAAANVRYAPWLVANVHLRAPLGDNGHGAAPSWDNLVYDTPGLGYVDARHQTLDPTPAPTVLSWYRPLGPSASDTGDGRKLLLDRPWSGWRDDLLAELSVPHPDLPSLTTRIDITRYGHAMAMPTPGLLTQLGAAQRRERIVSGRLAFAHADWSGYSIFEEAFTRGHFAGLES
- a CDS encoding dihydroxyacetone kinase subunit L, coding for MMQSIGKTDLAGLFERLRDVFAQQRAFLIELDGKVGDSDLGITMNKAFAAAFVSVQANTGDSIGKTLQLAGMAIAKAAPSTMGTLTATGFMSGGKALGECLTLSTAEWSVFWRAYHDAVAQRGKAQPGDKTVVDVLGPIAASLESSAKTQSPLPDALTLATEVAAQALEATRTMVAQHGKAACFQEQSLGLQDAGATVAFLLIDTLRAFATQDESTK
- a CDS encoding ABC transporter permease produces the protein MTSANIVIVAPPTRVPWPIRLRIRLDRRPELFTLFLLVCLCAFVGIANPDFFQAATLFDLARSSVVTGLFALGVFVILAAGGIDVSFTAIAALSMYSVTQLVVTHFPSAPLILVFAAAALGGGVLGLINGFLVHELKAPSLIVTIGTQYLFRGFLLTFIGTAWVASLPDQMDHFGKLALIEFVSVRGTKAMLPAFFLALPAVAGLTWWILNRTLMGRAIFATGGSRDVAERLGYNLRAVHFFIFAYTGALAGVAGMIHVCSSRMANPFDLVGMEIDVIAAVVLGGARITGGTGTVTGTVLGVVLVVVINNVLIMAGVPSTWQRLVVGAFILVAGAFFVVRRRR
- a CDS encoding polyamine aminopropyltransferase translates to MTDSALSGPRSTGPQPVEIALLASVFVVAACGLVYELSAAALSSYLLGDSVLQFSTIIGTYLFAMGVGSWLSRYFDRQLPAHFLRIELLVAVVGGSLPAILFLANAYLPGSFRLLLYGLVMIVGTLVGLEIPLVMRILRRNVLLKDLVSQVLTFDYLGALAVSIAFPLVLVPQLGMIRTGLLFGFMNAAVAVWTLWLFRHELRGIGAHATACALALIAIGTAFVFANHITTLAEDKFYQDRIVFSTTSPYQRIVVTRGLLGHRLFLNGNLQFAERDEYRYHEALVHPVMAAQGAPKRVAVLGGGDGMAVREILKYPSVEEVTLVELDPNMTKLFTDHETLAALNGGSLKSPKVKIVNTDAFQWLQQPGDMFDVIVVDFPDPTNFAIGKLYTNSFYALLEKRLSASGYAVIQTTSPLVARKSFWTVATTIESVGLTATPYHVHVPSFGEWGFIIASRRPWRAPDALPGGLRFLSAATLPLMFDFPLDMARVPTEVNRLSNQILVTTYESEWGKVVAH
- a CDS encoding dihydroxyacetone kinase subunit DhaK, translated to MKKFLNQAEDFVDEMLDGIYTAHPKQVGFVAQDRRCLVSTQPRIKGKVGLATGGGSGHLPLFLGFVGAGLLDGAAVGGVFQSPSADQMYEVTKAIDQGAGVLYIYGNYTGDILNFDMATEMAEMENIRVLSVVGNDDVASSPPGQEHKRRGVAGTFFVFKAAGAAASEGMALDEVKRVAEKAKANTRTMGVALSSCIVPEVGHATFSIGEEEMEIGMGIHGEPGIRRGPLLSADAVVDEMMRPILAERPLGKGDEVVVLVNGLGATPKEELYILFRRVSGILKERGVSIFHAYVGEFATAMEMAGASISLLYLDDELKRLIAAPAQSPFFMQNPL